The window AAGCTAAATTAAGAAAACATACTGTAATATGTACTTATGTGAAAGTAACCAGGAGTAAAAACTATGTTTTTCAGCAATTTACGTCATATCTGCATATTTAGAGGTTTAATGGCTCATTCATCAAAGTTTAGAGCCTAATCAAATTGTCTCAATTGATATACTTCCATTTAGCTGATTATTGCTAATTCATACTTTCATCCCCAGGATAAAAAATTAATACTACATTTTAGTTTCTTGGTATTTTTGCTTATTTGCATCAAATATAAATATTAATCGTAAATAAAGTTTAAAGTATTGCAGTTGAGTAAATACCCTTCCCCCAAAAAAGATCTAGCAGAAACAGCAATGGATCATTCGCAAGTCAATATACTAAATATTCCCATCGACAGTATAGGTATGTGTGAGCTGCTCGATGAATTAAAGCATGGCGGAGTAGTCTTTACTCCGAATGTAGACCATCTAATGAAGCTGCAAAAAGACCTTGAATTTTATCAAGTCTATCAGGATGCCGATTACCGAGTATGTGACAGTCAGCTGATCATGTATGCTGCTCGTTTTTTAGGTCAGCCAATTCAACAAAAAGTTTCAGGTTCGGATCTATTTCCCGCTTTTTATCACCGCTATAGCCAAGACGAAAGCGTCAAAATTTTCTTGCTAGGTGGCTTGGCAGGAGTTGCAGCCAAAGCTAGTCAGCGGATTAATGCCAAAGTAGGACGCAACATGGTAGTAGGTACCTATTCACCTCCCTTGGGCTTTGAAAGCGATCCTGTCGAGTGTGGGAAAATTATTGAAATTATTAATCGTTCTGGTGCCAACGTTTTAGCGGTGGGAGTTGGCGCACCCAAACAGGAAAAATGGATTGGTCAATATCGTTTAAGTTTGACTGAAATTAAAACTTTTTTGGCGATTGGCGCGACCATCGATTTTGAAGCGGGTAATCTGCGTCGCGCTCCTGTTTGGATGAGTTCGGCAGGATTAGAGTGGCTTTATCGTCTGCTGTGCGAGCCTGGTAGACTTTGGAAGAGATATTTAATCGACGATCTCGGTTTCTTTGTGCTAATTTTTCGCCAGAAGCTTCAGATGAACCGTGAACAAGAAAGCTATCTTCGCAAGAAAAATCTATTTGAATCTAGGTAAGATAATCGCTGTGAAAATCAGTGTGTAATTGGAGTTAATTGTGATGATGGTTAATTAATTTGAACTTAATATTTAGTTAATCAATATTACCTTGTTCACAGTAGTTTTACTGACATATCTAGTTAAGATTTGGCTTGGTGATTAAATCAGTTATCCACCTTAACCTTAATTTTAATGTGATACTTAATTGTAAATTTAGCTTTATATTATGGTCTATTTATTGTAAATAAGACATAATTAAAATCTAGGGATGTGTAGGGGAGAAATTAAAATGTTTGAAAGAATACTGTTAGCAGCTGTAATTACTTTTTGTGTTTATCTGTTTTTGAATTTGGGTAGTGAATCTTCAAGTACCCCCTCAATTAATGCTGAACAGGGAGCAATTTCAGGATTTGCTCATCAAATTGCGTCCATTTATGGTTAAGAAATGATTTCAAGCAGGTAGCTAATAATTACAAAAATATTATAATAATTGTCGACAGCTATTCTTAAACAATAGAATTAAAGACCAGTTGTAGGCATTTTTTATTGCCAACTTTGTAATTGCTCGCGATAACTTCTAAGTTGATGAGATAGACGATCGCGCTTAGTTTCAAATCCAGCAGCGATCGCAATTGAACTAATTCCTGTTAGTAAGCCGACTACCCATTTGAGAAAAGAGTAGGTGAAGATTAAAATAATTAGTTGATATAAGACGGTTAAAACCAGAGTAATTGTGCCAGTAAACAAAAAGGCTCTAATTCTTAAACCTAAACCGCTTAAAATCAAGCCAAAGGCGATCGCTCCAGTGATAATTCCTGGTTGCTCAAACAAGGCAGAGATGCAGAAGATACTGCTTCCCAAGAGACGCAAGTAGTGACGTAGTTGGCGATGGTGTTGTAGATCTCGATCGAATTGAGCCAGATATAAAATTGAAAAGCTAATCATTCCCGCCACGAGAATTAACTGGGTGTCATGTTGGACTATTAGTCGAATGGCAAACCAGTTGAGTAATCCCAGGCTGATATAACTCCAGCGAATATTCTTTTGAGCGTAAGCAATCCGCAGATAAAATAGAGCCGTAATTACTAAACTAAGATTAGAAATATTTTCGGCTGTAATTAGCGCCATCAAAGCAGGAATAATTAAGGCGGTGCGTTGCCAGGGAGTCGCTCGCCAACCAAAGTTTGACCAGGGTATTTGATAGATTAATAATGCCACAGCACAGGTAAAAACAAGCCGCCAAGGATCAAAAAGACTCAATTGGCTGATAATTAGGCGACTATAAACTAAGGTGGCCCAAATTTCGACTAAGCCGACATATACCCACCAGTCAGAGATTACTCCGCCGTAAAACGACGGAGCCTGCTCTGACCGTTGGTCACTATTTTGTTGTGCAGCAGGATCGGCATCTCTACCCTGAATTACAGCATAAGCACCGAGACAAAAACCAGTAGCGATACTCACAGCAATCAAACGAGGAGCATTGGTTTCAATTGCGATTCCCGCAGCGATAATTTTTAAAATACTGCTCATTGCCCAATGGAGATGAGCGATCGCCACTACTTGAGCTAAGCTGAGATTAAATAGAGTGGTTAACCCGCGTTGTCGATACCACCAAGCCAACAAACGGTAGCTAAAAGCGATCGCTGCTGCCACTAAGCTGAGAATCGTTAAACTATCCGCAGCCGAGCTAAACTGGATTTGAGCAATAACTAATTCATAAATACCGCCAGAGATACCTGCAAAGCCAAGATATTTAACTAGCCGATTAATTTGAACATTACTTGGTTGGGTATTAATGAGGATCGAAGCAACACCCAGGGTTAATAATCCCGTATAGGCGTTAAAGGATGATAGTCGCCAGAAAATGCCCCAGGCTACATATACCAATGGGATATAGGATAAATTTAACTTTGCCCAGGGTGTATTAGATCGATCTAATAAGACGACAATCACCAAGGCGATTAAGCCGAGAACAATATTGCTAGTAGCCAAAACTAAACTACTGCTGACAAACAGCCTAACTAATCCCCCAGCGACAATTGCCCACAGCCACGTGATGGTATATAAAACTAGGTTGTTAGGTGATTGACGATAGCGCCATAAAATAGCACCCGTGAGTAAAGCAGTATTGAAAAGATAATGTCCAAAATAGCGATCGATTTTTAGACTAGGCAGCAGGAAAGATAAAGCGCTGATAATGATTAATTCGATCGCAATTAAAACAATCGCCCAATAGTCTGCTGCTTGAAGATATTTACTAACCAGTTTAAAGTTTTGAGTTTCCCTACCTACTCCTAAAATACCAAAGGCGGTGCGCTGGGAAATATAGCCAAATTTAGGTGTATCACTAGATTTTAACAGCCATAAGCGGAGCTGATATAGCAAGAGAATAATTATGCTCTCAACAGATAACCATTGTCGATAATCGTTCAAACTATTACCAATAACCAGCTCAAATAAACTGGCAACCAGAGCGATCGCCAAACCTAAATGAATTACCATTACCCTCAGACGACGCAGGTTAAAGGCATTGACAAACATCAATCCTGTGGCGATGAATAAGCCGATCGATCTAGCTGCCAAATGCTCGAATAGCAATATTTGAACCAGGATCAGGGCAATACAGCTAATTGTGCTAGCCAAACGGCGTTGCTTCAGATTGGGAGTATATTTGGCGATTAAAGATAACATTCCTGGTACAGCGAGCCAAATTAACCCCCAAACAGCGGAATTAGCCGATAGAAAAGAGGTATAGCTAATAGCACTTAAAAACAAACCAAAATACCAGCAGCTTTGCTTAGTTAGCGTCAAAATTTGACTACGCTGTTGTCTGATCTGAGTCAGATAAAAACCCCACTCAATCAGCGTCAAAATAAGCAAAATAATGCTCCAGTCAGTTCGATCTAAGTTAGGGAACACAACGGCGATCGCATTAACTAGGGTAATCAATCCTAACAGGTGAGTACAATAAACAAGACTGCTTCTCATTGGCTGACGAATTCGGGCAACATAGCCCAAAGTAAGAGTTGATAACAGTAAATTTAGCGATCGCCAAGTAGGATTAGCTAAACTCAGACAGGTTAAACCAACACCCAGAATTAGAGTTAAATATTCGCTATATAGCGCTAACTGAGTTTTCTGCTGCTTATATAGCCAATCAGCAATCAGCACGAACAAGATTACATAAGGAAATAGCGTCAAACCAAAGACAGATTCAGGAAAATAATCAGTCTTACTCACCGCCACAGACAGATCTAAAGCTTGGTTGCGTAAACCGTCGGGAATTAATTCTTTGCAGACATAAAGAGTTTGTAAACCAATCAGAAAAAGTGCAGTTAAATCTAACTTGCGCCAATATAAAGTTAAACGTTGGCTAAATAGATTAATCGCCAGAACACTAATGCCTACGGTTTGCCAGAAATAGAGGGATGAATTTAATAACCCCGCATTAATTGAAACCAACCAGCTAGCGACAAAAAGCATGATGCAGAGAATTTTGCCAACTTTGCCCAAAAAAGCATTAGTAATTGCTACTGATTTACGTTTTAAGGCGATCGCTTTAGTTTTTCTCGCTTGATTTAAATAGATTACCGCAATTAACCAAGCAAAAATGGCGATCGCCAAACTGTAATTAGGTAGAGAAGCGGTAGCGCTAATTAAAATTCTGGCTAGCAATAATGACCATGCTGCCAACACAAACAGTAACCCAACGACGGGATATTTACGCCGTGGCAATAAAAATTGAGCGTGAATCCAGCAAATAATTCCGATTGCGCCATAAATAGCTAATAAAGGAAAATAAGGAATTCGCCAGCCAAACTGTAAATAGCTCAACAGCCAAAAGAGTAGTCTTAGCCACACCAGTCTTTGACTGCGTTTAAAAGAAAGATAGCTAGCAGCAGTCAAGCTAATGACAGCAACGGCGATAGTTGCCCATTCTAAGAAATTTCGCCCCAACCCTAAATGACTAATTGCCCAAAAGTTAATCGGAATTAATAAAATCGCGATCGCCGTTAAAGTTTGAGATGTCAATTTTACATCTTTCCCCGTCCAAAACCCAACGCCCCAAAACCCCAGCGTATAAACCAAAAGCACTAAATATTGTCCTAGGTTGGGGAAACTCTGCCATTGATTAGCAGCCAATACTCCCGAAGAAACTACCACTAGGAAAATGCCCAGAAATAATAGCCAACGAATACTTAATTCAGCTAAAAAACTCTGAAAAACCCTTTGCAAGACGTGAGGCGCAGTGGCTCGATCTAAAACCTGCCTTTGATTACCCAGATCGCTAATTTCTGCTGCAACAGGAATA is drawn from Pleurocapsa minor HA4230-MV1 and contains these coding sequences:
- a CDS encoding WecB/TagA/CpsF family glycosyltransferase; this translates as MDHSQVNILNIPIDSIGMCELLDELKHGGVVFTPNVDHLMKLQKDLEFYQVYQDADYRVCDSQLIMYAARFLGQPIQQKVSGSDLFPAFYHRYSQDESVKIFLLGGLAGVAAKASQRINAKVGRNMVVGTYSPPLGFESDPVECGKIIEIINRSGANVLAVGVGAPKQEKWIGQYRLSLTEIKTFLAIGATIDFEAGNLRRAPVWMSSAGLEWLYRLLCEPGRLWKRYLIDDLGFFVLIFRQKLQMNREQESYLRKKNLFESR